In the genome of Dermacentor silvarum isolate Dsil-2018 chromosome 1, BIME_Dsil_1.4, whole genome shotgun sequence, one region contains:
- the LOC125944749 gene encoding uncharacterized protein LOC125944749, translating into MARRSLYAKRKTLYSSRKTTAKAMAKRTPKKSVQQQQPAYDEDDEVDDFTDVPQHIQLTLQYTITSQGLLVLAETGGAMALLLVYVFMTRYMTDSEWYAHGIFLVAFTYALNDLLVIISALSSPSTQMHLPRTTFYALYHCFGGISYGFTGVLVYMFGNDISLPYALHAGMTGLGLSLVHFIHTIINVLLVLSLEPD; encoded by the exons ATGGCCAGGAGGAGCCTCTACGCCAAGCGGAAGACGCTGTACTCGAGTCGGAAGACGACCGCCAAAGCCATGGCAAAGCGGACCCCCAAGAAAAGC gtgcaacaacaacaacccgCATACGATGAAGACGATGAAGTCGACGATTTCACCGATGTACCACAGCATATCCAGTTGACGTTGCAGTACACCATCACGTCGCAAGGACTTCTGGTCTTGGCTGAAACG GGTGGCGCCATGGCCCTCCTGTTGGTGTATGTGTTTATGACACGCTATATGACCGACAGCGAGTGGTACGCACACGGTATCTTCCTAGTGGCCTTTACCTACGCCCTAAACGACCTGCTTGTCATCATATCGGCTCTGTCATCGCCCTCCACCCAAATGCACCTGCCGCGCACCACGTTC TACGCATTATACCATTGCTTTGGCGGTATCAGCTATGGATTCACTGGGGTCCTTGTGTACATGTTTGGCAATGACATCTCGTTACCCTACGCCCTGCACGCCGGG ATGACTGGACTCGGCCTCAGTCTTGTCCATTTTATTCACACTATCATCAACGTTCTGTTAGTGCTGTCTCTGGAGCCTGACTAG